AGCGCCTCGAATTGTTCTACCTCGGCGCGGTAACTGCGCGACAATGTGACCTCGGCACTGATGTCTTCGATCAGGAATGCGGTTGTTCCGTCAGGATGCTGGCGGCTTTGTACGGTATAGGTCCGCCCATCTTCCAGCGACCATGTCTCGTGATATTGTCCGTCTGATGCAGCGGCGATGACATCGGTAATGTCCTGTCGCCATGACCGGTAGTTTTTCGGCTCCGGCATCCGGCGGTTTTCGCGCAGCGCATCAAAGAAACCCAACATCGTCGGGTGTGTCGCAAGAAAACTGGCCTGTAACCCGGAGAGGTCAACCAAGGCCGGATTAAAAATGCCCAGTTGACCGCGGTTGTCGAAAATGGCCAGGCCAATAGGAAGATGCGCAAAGGTTTTGGCAAGGGTTTGGACAAAGCTGCGCTGCGCCTCTTCTGCCCGGACCAAAGCAGTAACCGGGGTGGCGTGATGGATTCCGCCCCGCGCCACCGCATGGGTCTCAACCTCAAACCACTCATTTTCATCACCTGACCCCATCAGCAAGCATCGTTGCTTCTGTTTGGTTGGATCCAGTGCAAATAAGGTGTCATTCTGAGCCGCCCCAATATCGCTGACGAGCCTGTTATAGGCGTCGTTTTTCCAGACCAGCCTGCCCTGTTCATCGGTTTCCCAAGCGGGATGTGGCATGGTCCTGATGCAATGTTCCGATGGCCCCGCATCTTGCGTCATGCGACCCGATGCACGGTCATCATCCACGGGTTCATATATGTGAACCCAACACAGCCCATCACGCCAGTTCATCTCAATTTCGGACCTGTCGCCTATGTCTTTTGGACGGATGCTTATGCTGCCGGCTGCACCGGATTCGGGAAGCCCCGGAAAATCGGGAAACCGCTCTATCAGAATATCGCGCAGATCGTCCCAAACATGCGTGCCGGGGGCAAAAGCAAAGTGTTTCAGCGCATCGGTATTGCCATGATGCAAGATGCCGTCATCAAATAAGAGCGCCAGGTGTTCCGATGATACATCAGGCAGGCAGGGCGCGGAGGAAGGTGGTGAAATTAGGAAAGACCGCGCGATCAATGCGGTGGTCGCGGCAATGGTCGTGACAAAAATGAGCTCGGAAACAGCCAACATTTGCGTGCCTCATTGCGGCGGAACGCCAACCTTAACCTTATGCTCTTCTTGGTTAATTATTGATTAACCTAATGGATGACTACCATTCCTGTACAAACGGATCATTCGTTTAGGTTTTCCCGGTTGGGGCAGGCCACCTTACGGCGTTATTTTCTGGTTCAGCCCCATCGGCTCCGCCTCGCTTTGAGGTGCCGTTTCCAATTTGGCACGTGGCCAGAACACTTCTACAACGGCACCTTTTTTGGTCGCCTCGGAGGTTCTGTCACCTCCATTGGCGAACCTTAGTGTGGCACCGGACCGTTCTAACAGGGTTTTGGCGATGAACAGGCCCAATCCCATTCCTTCATATTCTGGACGGGCGCTGGAGACACGCGACCGCGACCTGTCCCGCATAAACGGATCGCCAATACGCCCCAGAATCTGCGCCGGAAACCCGGTTCCATCATCCATGATGCGAATTGAAATACTGGTTTCGGACCAATTGGTTTCAACCCAAACTGTGCTGCCGGCGAAATCAACTGCGTTCTGGATCAGGTTGCGCAGCCCGTGGATGATCTCTGGCTGGCGGGGGATTGTGGGCTGGTTTCTGCGCTGTCTGTCTTCGGGCAGCTGGGTCAGGATTACCTTTTTGCCCCGGTCCATATGTGGCTCTGCTGATTCAAGCACCACGGCCTCAAGTGGGGCATGGTGCATGTGCAAATCATCCTTACCGGCCCGGCCCATATTGCGCAGGATGTCGCGGCACCGGTCAGCCTGATCCCGGATCAAAGCAGCATCTTCGGCCAGTTCCGGGGTGTCTTTCAGATCGTTCAAAAGTTCGGTCGAGGTCAGTTTGATCGTCGCCAGAGGTGTGCCCAGCTCATGCGCGGCGGCGGCGACAACACCGCCCAGATCGGTCAGTTTCTGTTCACGGGCCAATGCCATCTGGGTGGCGGCCAAAGCGTCGCCCATCGAATGCACTTCGGTGGTGACCCGGCGTGAATAAGCACTAGTGAAAACGATGGCGATGACCAATGCGGTCCATTGGCCAAAGATAAACAGACGCGGAATGCGTAGGATGTCACCGTCCAGCGTCGTCAGTGGCAAATGAAACATCGACAACAGTGTCACCAGCACAATTGCGGTTGTGCATAATACCAGTGTGGAACGCAGGCTGAGCGCAGTTGCGGAAATGGTTACGGGCCCAAGCAACAGCAAGGCGAAAGGGTTGTTCAGCCCGCCAGTCAGGAACAACAGAAATGCAATTTGTAGCAGATCAAATGTGATCATCCACAGGTTTTCAAATTCTGACAGGCGTTTGTTTTCAGGGAATATGAATGTGGCGACGAGGTTGGCAATTACCGATGCCCCAACGGCCAGATAACACAGCCCCAGTTCCAGCTGAATGCCATAGATCAGCTGGGCAACGTTGATCGCAATCAACTGACCTGCAATGGCAACCCAGCGCAGCACGATCATTGTGCGCAACCGTATCCAGTTCGCGCGGGTCCTGCCTGTCAGGGGGCGGATTGTTGCCTGCGTCATCTGCGCACCTTTTGTTTATTCGCCGTTGCGTCTGGGATTTTGTAGCGTAGGTCTGCACCAAAGGACGATCAAGAGCGCCAATTGGCACAGGAGGCCGAGATGAACCGTACCATTACATTATCCGCAGTTGGCGTTGCCGCCGCGTTCCTGTTGGGAACGATTTGGATAACGTCACAAAATACCGGCGGCGACAAGTTTGCACAGTGCCGCGACTCAGCGGTTGCCGGTGATCTGGGCGGGCCATTCGAGCTGGTCAATGCAGAGGGTAAGACGGTGACCGATGCCGAGGTGCTAACCGAACCTTCGCTGATCTATTTTGGCTATACCTTCTGCCCTGATGTTTGTCCGATGGATGTGGATCGCAACGCCTCTGCCATCGAAATATTGGAGGAGCGCGGCAAGGTGGTAACACCGGTTTTCATCACCATTGATCCGGCCCGTGATACGCCACAAGTCGTTGGTGAATTTGCCGAAGTGATGCATCCGCGCATGGTTGGTCTGACGGGTACATCAGAACAGATCAAGGCAGCCAGCCAAGCTTATAAGACCTATTACAAAGCGCATCCTGCGGTGGATGACGAATACCTTGTTGATCATTCCACTTTTAGCTATCTCGTTCTACCTGAAGAGGGTTTTGTACAATACTTCCGACGCGAAACCCCGCCGGAAGCAATGGCCGAACAGATTGGGTGCTTTTTGGATAAAAGCACGTAGGGGGGCTTCTTAAATTGACGGATTTGCGCCAAGGTCCATATGGTATCGCAAGTGAAACGGACTTGAGCGCAAGGAAGTGAACATGGACCAGATTGATATCGGACCTGACAAAACGCTGCTGCTGGTGGATGATGACGAACCCTTCCTGCGCCGCCTTGCCAAGGCCATGGAAAAACGTGGTTTTGAGGTCGAGACAGCTGACAGTGTTGCGGGTGGCCGGGCCATTGCAACGGCCCGCCCGCCGGCCTTTGCGGTGATTGACCTGCGCCTTGGTGATGGCAATGGATTGGATGTGGTTGAGGTGCTGCGCGAGCGGCGGGCGGATGCACGTGTGGTTGTGCTGACCGGCTATGGCGCGATTGCAACGGCGGTGGCTGCGGTCAAGATTGGCGCTACGGATTACCTGTCTAAACCGGCGGATGCCAATGACATCACCAATGCGCTGCTCGCGACTGGCGACGACATGCCGCCACCCCCTGAAAACCCGATGAGTGCGGACCGCGTGCGCTGGGAACACATTCAGCGGGTCTATGAATTATGTGATCGCAATGTATCGGAAACCGCGCGTCGGTTGAGCATGCATCGACGGACATTGCAGCGGATATTGGCGAAACGGTCACCGCGCTGAAACAGCGCCAAAAAAGGGGGTGCCATGCGCGCACCCCCTGTACACCCCCCATGCACCGGGCGGTGCATCGCTTATCAGCTATAGATCGTAACGCTTGAGGCGCTTGTCGACGAGATCGCCATTGGCCATCTCAAACCCTTCGATCACGCCATAATCCTGAAATCCGCGGCTTTGGTAATAAATCAACCCGCCCTCGTTATCGGCGCGAATGTTGGCGTTGATCCAGATATAACCCAAAGCCTTGGCGGCTTGTTTGGTCGCCTCGAACAGGGCCGATCCGATGCCCAGCCCGGTTTGTCCGATTTGCACGAAGGTTGCGATATCAACGGCGCCCTGCGGCAGATCGTCTTTTGGATTGATCCATTGGAAGCCGACAATGTTCTCCTTGGCATCGACGGCAACATGCCATGCGCTGCGCTCTGGCGCGAATGCCATCCGTTCGATCAGATCCGCACCTGTCACTGGCCGCGTCAACGCGGTGGTGCCGCCCTCTGCGATAATCTCGTTCAGCAGATCTGCCATATTGGCGGCATCGAAGTTGACGGCCCGTCTTACTTTGATCATGTCATGTCCTTTAACAAAGCGTGATGCCGATCTGTGAAGGCATTGCGTGTCTCGACGGGTGGGCGCAGCATGATCGACAGCCCGTCCATCAGGGTGGAATCCGGGGTGCCAAAGAATTTGGATGCCTCGGTTTCAGAGAAACCGGCAATCTGCACCGCTTCCATCCAGGCGCTGACCTTATCGGCCTTTTTAATCTGTTTCTTGACCGAAACCGGAATGCTGGCGGGCAGGCCAAAGCGCAGGTGAATGGCCGCAGTCAGCCGGTCATCCAATGCACCATATCCGGGGCCAACGGCAGCTTTCACCGGCGAGATCATATCGCCGATCACATATTCAGGCGCATCATGCAGCAAGGCGGCCAAGCGCCATTTTGTAGGGGCCTTGGGGTTGATGCGGCCAAAGATCGTTTCGACCAGCAGCGAATGTTCGGCGACGGAATAGGCATAGTCCCCGTTGGTCTGCCCGTTCCAACGCGCAACAAAGGCCAGACCATGTGCGATGTCTTCGATTTCGATATCCACTGGCGTGGGGTCCAGCAGGTCCAGCCTGCGCCCTGATAACATCCGCTGCCATGCTCTGGGTTGTTGCGCCATGCGGCCTGCCCCTACGTCATTAGAATTATTGGAACTATTCTTTGCTTGCCATGTTTTTCTCATGAAGGAGAGACCGATGAAACTGTTTATTTCGACCCTTACACTTGTTCTGGGGACAACGATTGCAACCTCTGCCGCTGCTGATGAGCCGGTATGCATGGCGACAGGCGAGATGAAAGCAGCGCTGACCGATTGGTATGGCGAAACACCGGTTGAGCCGAAGTCGGATGCGCGCGAACAGCTGTGGGTTTCAAAGGAAACCGGCACCTGGACGATGATCAAAAGCTTTTCCGATGGTAACACCTGTGTGGTTGCACAGGGCGACGATTGGATGATGGGCACGAATGAGGATCAGCTTTTGGCTGAACTGCGGGATTAACCGCTTACAGGGGCGTGATATCTGATCTGTTGAGAGATTGCGCCAAAACTGTTAGGCGGCGGTCAAACAACTTTGACCGAGGTGCCCAAATGGCAGACGACTATATCGTGAAAGACATCAGCCTTGCAGCTTACGGGCGCAAGGAACTGGATATCGCAGAAACAGAAATGCCGGGCCTGATGGCGCTGCGCACTGAATACGGCGAGAGCAAACCGTTGAAAGGTGCGCGTATTGTCGGATCACTGCACATGACGATCCAGACTGCGGTATTGATTGAAACGCTGGTTGAGCTGGGTGCCGATGTGCGCTGGGCCTCCTGCAACATCTTTTCGACGCAGGACCACGCAGCGGCGGCGATTGCCGAAGGTGGCACACCTGTTTTTGCGATCAAAGGCCAGAGCCTGACAGAGCATTGGGATTATCTTGATCGTTCGTTCATGTTCCCCGAAGGTCCGAACCTGATCTTGGACGATGGTGGTGATGCGACACTGTACGTCCTGCTGGGCGCGCGCGCCGAGGCGGGCGAAGATGTGATCGCGGTGCCGACCTCTGAAGAAGAGGAAGCCATCAAGGCGCAGATCAAAAAGCGGATGGCGGCCAGCCCCGGTTGGTTTACCAAGATGCGCGACCAGATTGTCGGTGTTTCCGAAGAGACAACAACAGGTGTTCACCGTCTTTATGAACTGGTGCGCGATGGCCAGCTGCCGTTCCCCGCAATCAACGTGAACGATTCCGTCACCAAGTCGAAGTTTGACAATAAATACGGTTGTAAGGAATCGCTGGTGGATGGCATCCGTCGCGCCACTGACACGATGATGGCAGGCAAGGTTGCCGTTGTCATGGGCTATGGTGACGTTGGTAAAGGCTGTGCGGCGTCACTGGTCGGTGCGGGCGCGCGTGTGATCGTGACCGAAGTTGATCCGATCTGCGCGCTGCAAGCGGCGATGGACGGTTTTCAGGTGACAACGCTTGAAGATGTGGTTGCCACGGCGGATATTTTCGTGACCACCACTGGCAATAAGGATGTGATCCGCATCGAGCATATGCGCGAGATGAAGGACATGGCGATTGTTGGCAACATCGGCCACTTCGACAATGAAATTCAGGTGGCCAGCCTGAAGAACCACAAATGGACCAACATCAAGGAACAGGTGGATATGATCGAGATGCCGAATGGCAACCGGTTGATCCTGCTGTCCGAGGGGCGTTTGTTGAACCTTGGCAATGCGACGGGCCACCCGTCGTTTGTGATGTCCGCATCTTTCACCAATCAGGTGTTGGCGCAGATCGAGCTGTGGACCAAGGGCGATGAGTACAAGAACGAGGTTTATATTCTGCCCAAGCATCTGGATGAAAAGGTTGCCCGCCTGCATCTGGACCGGATCGGTGTGAAACTGTCCACGCTGAATGCGGAACAGGCGGCCTATATTGGCGTTACACCGGAAGGTCCGTTCAAGCCGGAGCACTACCGTTACTAGGTTTCGTAGCGGCGATTACGCCGTTTGAGGAATTTGAAACGCCGGAGCATTTATGTGTTCCGGCGTTTTTCGTAGTGGGATCAACTGGTAAGGGGGGATACAAACCCTTCGCGGATCACGGCGCTGTCATAGGCTTTGCGCGCAAAGACCTCGCGCAGCATTGGTTCGAAATGTGCAAGCGTTTCAGTCTCATATGCCGGATCAAAAGACGCCTGATCCCAGCGTTCGCAAAACGCCGCACAGCTGTCGAAACAGGGGTGATCCCTGAATTTATCGCGGGCGTTTTCATCCCAGCCGTAGTGGTGTGCATAATAGATCATCTGGAAAATACCATGGTGTTCGACCACCCATGCCACATCCCAACGCACATAGGGGCGGATCACTTCGGCCGAGAAACGGTCGTGGTTCTGCGGGGCAAGCCCGTCGCCAATATCGTGCAATAATGCGCCAACGATCCAATCAATATCAGCCCCATCCCGCTGTGCCCGTGTTGCCGCTTGCAGACCGTGATCCAAACGGGTGATCTTGTACCCTTCGATTGAGGCCTGACCCTGGCGGCGTAATTCGTCGAGCACACGGTCCGCGGTCAATGCAACATAGGCGTGTTCCGAGTTTGCCAAGAGTTCATAATCGGCCTTGGTGCCGTCCTTCATCTGAGTAAAGCTGACGTTCTGTGCCATGCGCATCCTCCGATTTTGCATGTTGTGATCGTGGTTGGTTTTGCGAGGGGGAGCAACAGGGCAATTTCCCCTTTGTCCCTGCAAAATTAACGAATAGTGTCGGTTTTAAGGCCGGAATGGCCGATCATGTAACCAAAGTTGGGAGAAATTTATGGGCAAACGGGATGAGTGGATCGCAAAATATGCGGACGATCTGAAGAACAAATGCGGCATTACGCCGGATATGGATCTTTTGACGAAGGTGACGATTGGCTGTGGCCCGTCGATCTATAATGCAGATGCCCAGACTGTTGCCGCCGGTCAGGCAAGCGAGCTTGAGACCGTCAAAAACAATTTCCTGATCAAGAAGCTCGGCCTGCCCGATGGTCCGAACCTGATGGAAGAGATCAACAAGGCGATTGAGACTTATGGCAAATCAGAGCGCAATAAATACCGCGCTGTTGTTTATTACATGCTGACAAAACAGCTGGGTAAAGAAGCCGTCTACGGCTAAGGCCCATACCGAAGAACAGCTAATGCGCCCGCGGTTTAGACAGCGGGCGTTTAGCATTTGAAAAGTAATTTAGATATCAATTGCTTGGCTTAGACCGGGCGTTTTGCTAGACATTGTTCAACGGCTAGGATGGCCAGAACATATTTCGATACGTGTGTGGGTAGTGGAGCACGCGGGGTGAGAAAGGGTTCTGGTGATCATGCCGGAACCCTTTTTTCCGCGCTTCTAGATCGCCCCTTCTTAAACATAAACCGCTTGTTCGCGGCCTCTCTCTTTGATCGAACGCGAAAAGCGACGTTTGCTGCTTCAGGTAAAGGTGGAGCGCCTTAGAACAGGGTCAGGACCAGACCCATAAGCGCGCAGCCGAATGTTGCATAGCCGCCGTCAATCAGGGTCAGCCGGAAAGGTCGGCCACCATAGCCATTGTTGATCATGATCCAAGGGCTGATGAAAAACAGGCCGATGCCCAGACCGGAAATCAGCCCTTTGCCGGCAGTATCAATTTGCGACAGGGCAAATGTGTGGCGCATCATGCCGGCGACAAGAACCATCGCAACAGCGGCCATGATGAAGGGCAACGGTGATTTATCCACGGGCTTTCCATCTGCATCGACCTGAATACCGGTCGCTGCAACCCATGGTTTGGCAAGCATCATATACCAGATGGCCCCAAACCCAAACCCGGCCGCTGCGGCGACGATGACTGCTACAAGTTCCATATCAACCTCCGACATTTGTGTACGGGGTAGTATGCGCAGGCTTGGCGCATTTGGCTATGGTTTCGTCTGGCCCATGGTGCAAACCAACTGCCATTCAGCATCGGTGACAGGTTGAACTGACAGGCGGGAGTTGCGCACAAGGACCATATCGGCAAGCCGTTCCTCGGCTTTGATCTGATCCAGCGTGACGGGTTTGACAAAGGGGCGCACGGCCTGAATATCGACGCATTCCCAACGGGGATCATCGGTTGTGCTGTCAGGATGTGCCTCTGCAATGACCTTGACGATGCCGACCACGGATTTCTCTTTCATCGAATGATAAAAGAACCCCAGATCGCCGATTTTCATCTCGCGCATGAAATTGCGGGCCTGATAGTTGCGCACGCCATCCCATTCCTCGCCAGCTTCGCCTTTGGCCAGCTGATCGTCCCAACCCCATGTGTTAGGCTCTGATTTGAACAGCCAATAGGCCATTATCCCACCACCTTGACCCATTCGCGCAGGGTCACGCTCTGGAACAATCCGGCTTTTGCGTAGGGGTCATTTGCGGCCCAGCTTTCAGCGGCAGCAAGATCAGGCACATCCAGCACGATCATGGAGCCGCACATTTCGCCCTGAGTGTCTTTCATCGGCCCGGCGAGGGTCACGCATCCGGTGGATTCAATATAGGCAAGATGCGCCTCGCGGTTTTCCTTGCGCACCGGTAGGGCACCGGATTTGTCATGGGCCATCAAACAGACAAGCATTTCATTCTTCCTTTAACGGGCGCGCCAAGAGGCCACGCATTGCGGTTGCTACATCTAGCCTGTTCTCAAGCAAGCCTGCAACGGCTGCAGTGATCGGCAGATCAAGTGCGTTGTCCTGTGCCAACTGATGCACAGCCTGCGCGGTGGCGGCCCCTTCGACGGTGGTGCTTGGGTCAAATGGGGTGCCCTGGCCCATAGACATGCCAAGACTGTAGTTGCGCGACTGCTGGGATGTACAGGTCAGGGTCAGATCGCCAAAACCGGACAGGCCAGCCAGGGTTTGCGGGTCAGCGCGCAAATGGGCAGCCAGTCGCTGCATCTCGGCAAAGCCACGTGTCATCAATGCGGCACGTGCGCTTTCACCCAGACCAGCCCCCATCGCGGTGCCACAGGCAATTGCGATGACGTTTTTCAACGCGCCGCCCAGTTCGGCGCCGCTGGTGTCGGTGGTGCGATAGAGCCGCAGATTTGCCGTGCTTAGTCTCTGCTGAAGGTGTTTTCCGATCTCATCATCGGTGCAGGCAAGGGTAAGGGCGGTTGGCAGCCCCCGTGCAATGTCACGTGCAAAGCTGGGACCGGTCAGAATGGCGGGCACGGCGGTTGGGATCACGTCAGCGATGACGGAAACCGGGCCGGTGCCGGTGGAGATTTCGATGCCCTTGCAACAGGCCACAAGAGATTTTCCGGCCAGTGCTGTTGCATTGGCATTGAGAAACCCGCGCAGTTTCTGGGTAGGCACAGCGATCAACAGAGTGTCGGCGGTGGTGGCATATGCCAGATCATCCGTTACGAACAGCGCATCGGGGAAAGGGCAGCCCGCCAGCCGCGCAGTATTTTCACGCTGCTTGGCCATGTCGCCTGCGTCACGCGCCCAAAGGGTGACGGGACCGTTTCGAGACAGTGAAATTGCCAGCGCCGTGCCAAAGGCCCCTGCGCCCAGAACCGCGACGCTCACGCTTTGGCCCCCTTTTTGCCACTGCCCAACATGCCGGGCTGTGAGGTATCCAAGGGCCAGCGCGGACGGGCGGACAGGGTCAGGTCGTCATATGGGCGATGGCGCGATTGCTCTGCACCGGCATAGGCGATCATGGCGGCATTATCGGTGCAAAGGGCAAGGGGTGGGGCGATAAAGCTTGTCTCAAATTCAGCTGAAACAGTCTCTAACTCGGCGCGAATGGCCTGATTTGCAGCAACGCCACCAGCAACGCACAGGGTACGGGAGGCACCATCAGGGTAGGTTGCCAATGCGCGGCGGGTCTTTTCTGCAAGCACGTCAACCACGGCCGCTTGAAAGCCAGCGGCAAGGTCGGCCTGATCCTGCGGAGTCAGCCCGCCCTTGTCGGCAACCACAGCATCACGGGCGCGCAGCACAGCGGTTTTTAACCCGGAGAAAGACATGTCGCAGCCGGGACGATCCAACAGCGGGCGGGGCAGGGCAAAGCGTTTGGGGTCACCGGATTTGGCTGCGGTTTCGATCGAGGGGCCGCCGGGTTGGGGCAGGCTGATCAGGCGGGCGACCTTGTCAAACGCCTCGCCCGGGGCGTCGTCGATTGTCCCGCCCAGGCGTTTGAAGTCAACCGGCCCATGGACCATCAGGAACTGGCAATGCCCGCCAGAGACCAGCAACATCAGATAGGGGTAGGGCACATCATCGGTCAGGCGCGGCGTTAGGGCATGACCGGCAAGATGGTTCACACCGAACAGCGGTTTACCCGTGGCAAGGGACAGGCCCTTGGCGCACATCACGCCGGACACCACACCACCAATCAGGCCGGGACCTGCGGTGACGGCGATCAAATCAATCTCCGCCAAGGTTGTTTTGGCCTGTGTTAGAGCCTGTTCTACACAGAAATCCAGTTTCTCTGCATGGGCGCGGGCGGCGATCTCTGGCACGACACCACCAAAGGCGGCATGCAGGTCGACCTGTCCGTCTACAACAGAAGAGAGCACCGTTGCGCGGCCCGAGGCGGGCAGATGTACAACAGCGGCTGCGGTATCGTCGCAGCTGCTTTCCAATCCCAGAACTGTAAGTGCGGTTGGCATGGCGGCTTTCCGTTGCAAGGGGGGTATCCCGCAGGTATCACCACAGGGGATGGCAAACAATGCTTGGACCTCAAATGTATAAGCGCGCGCTGCTTTTGACGCGGCCGGATGACAGTGCCGCGCGGTTTGTCGCGCGGCTGTCTGACTGTGCCATGCAGAGTGTGACTACCTGCTTTTCCCCTTTGTTAGAGATTGTTTCGACGGGAGAAACCGCTGATCTGACGCAGGTTGACGCTGTGATCTTCACCTCTGCGCGGGCAGTGGAATTCGTGCCGGCCGTATCACAGATTGCCGCATTTTGCGTTGGTGTGCAGACAGCCGAAGCGGCGCGGTCAAACGGTTGGGATGTGAAACTGGTGGCGCAGACGGCGGATGCTTTGGTGGCATCCATGCGCGCCGCAAAAGTCAAAGGACGGTTGCTGCATCTGGCGGGGGTGCATCGGCGGGGACAAATCGCCGCACGCCTGGGCGAAACCGGCA
This DNA window, taken from Sulfitobacter pacificus, encodes the following:
- a CDS encoding PAS-domain containing protein; protein product: MLAVSELIFVTTIAATTALIARSFLISPPSSAPCLPDVSSEHLALLFDDGILHHGNTDALKHFAFAPGTHVWDDLRDILIERFPDFPGLPESGAAGSISIRPKDIGDRSEIEMNWRDGLCWVHIYEPVDDDRASGRMTQDAGPSEHCIRTMPHPAWETDEQGRLVWKNDAYNRLVSDIGAAQNDTLFALDPTKQKQRCLLMGSGDENEWFEVETHAVARGGIHHATPVTALVRAEEAQRSFVQTLAKTFAHLPIGLAIFDNRGQLGIFNPALVDLSGLQASFLATHPTMLGFFDALRENRRMPEPKNYRSWRQDITDVIAAASDGQYHETWSLEDGRTYTVQSRQHPDGTTAFLIEDISAEVTLSRSYRAEVEQFEALLDSVDDALVVFSATGVLTFCNAAYRGMWGHAPEASFADMTLHDALKLWAPRVANAAVLSELSHFGTTIGSRPDQSCTLDLVGGERLCCRLRALSGDAMMLRFSHVAKPATADTASITTPA
- the regB gene encoding sensor histidine kinase RegB, whose amino-acid sequence is MTQATIRPLTGRTRANWIRLRTMIVLRWVAIAGQLIAINVAQLIYGIQLELGLCYLAVGASVIANLVATFIFPENKRLSEFENLWMITFDLLQIAFLLFLTGGLNNPFALLLLGPVTISATALSLRSTLVLCTTAIVLVTLLSMFHLPLTTLDGDILRIPRLFIFGQWTALVIAIVFTSAYSRRVTTEVHSMGDALAATQMALAREQKLTDLGGVVAAAAHELGTPLATIKLTSTELLNDLKDTPELAEDAALIRDQADRCRDILRNMGRAGKDDLHMHHAPLEAVVLESAEPHMDRGKKVILTQLPEDRQRRNQPTIPRQPEIIHGLRNLIQNAVDFAGSTVWVETNWSETSISIRIMDDGTGFPAQILGRIGDPFMRDRSRSRVSSARPEYEGMGLGLFIAKTLLERSGATLRFANGGDRTSEATKKGAVVEVFWPRAKLETAPQSEAEPMGLNQKITP
- a CDS encoding SCO family protein → MNRTITLSAVGVAAAFLLGTIWITSQNTGGDKFAQCRDSAVAGDLGGPFELVNAEGKTVTDAEVLTEPSLIYFGYTFCPDVCPMDVDRNASAIEILEERGKVVTPVFITIDPARDTPQVVGEFAEVMHPRMVGLTGTSEQIKAASQAYKTYYKAHPAVDDEYLVDHSTFSYLVLPEEGFVQYFRRETPPEAMAEQIGCFLDKST
- a CDS encoding ActR/PrrA/RegA family redox response regulator transcription factor, coding for MDQIDIGPDKTLLLVDDDEPFLRRLAKAMEKRGFEVETADSVAGGRAIATARPPAFAVIDLRLGDGNGLDVVEVLRERRADARVVVLTGYGAIATAVAAVKIGATDYLSKPADANDITNALLATGDDMPPPPENPMSADRVRWEHIQRVYELCDRNVSETARRLSMHRRTLQRILAKRSPR
- a CDS encoding GNAT family N-acetyltransferase, which produces MIKVRRAVNFDAANMADLLNEIIAEGGTTALTRPVTGADLIERMAFAPERSAWHVAVDAKENIVGFQWINPKDDLPQGAVDIATFVQIGQTGLGIGSALFEATKQAAKALGYIWINANIRADNEGGLIYYQSRGFQDYGVIEGFEMANGDLVDKRLKRYDL
- a CDS encoding HD family hydrolase; this encodes MAQQPRAWQRMLSGRRLDLLDPTPVDIEIEDIAHGLAFVARWNGQTNGDYAYSVAEHSLLVETIFGRINPKAPTKWRLAALLHDAPEYVIGDMISPVKAAVGPGYGALDDRLTAAIHLRFGLPASIPVSVKKQIKKADKVSAWMEAVQIAGFSETEASKFFGTPDSTLMDGLSIMLRPPVETRNAFTDRHHALLKDMT
- a CDS encoding S-adenosyl-L-homocysteine hydrolase, which gives rise to MKLFISTLTLVLGTTIATSAAADEPVCMATGEMKAALTDWYGETPVEPKSDAREQLWVSKETGTWTMIKSFSDGNTCVVAQGDDWMMGTNEDQLLAELRD
- the ahcY gene encoding adenosylhomocysteinase, translated to MADDYIVKDISLAAYGRKELDIAETEMPGLMALRTEYGESKPLKGARIVGSLHMTIQTAVLIETLVELGADVRWASCNIFSTQDHAAAAIAEGGTPVFAIKGQSLTEHWDYLDRSFMFPEGPNLILDDGGDATLYVLLGARAEAGEDVIAVPTSEEEEAIKAQIKKRMAASPGWFTKMRDQIVGVSEETTTGVHRLYELVRDGQLPFPAINVNDSVTKSKFDNKYGCKESLVDGIRRATDTMMAGKVAVVMGYGDVGKGCAASLVGAGARVIVTEVDPICALQAAMDGFQVTTLEDVVATADIFVTTTGNKDVIRIEHMREMKDMAIVGNIGHFDNEIQVASLKNHKWTNIKEQVDMIEMPNGNRLILLSEGRLLNLGNATGHPSFVMSASFTNQVLAQIELWTKGDEYKNEVYILPKHLDEKVARLHLDRIGVKLSTLNAEQAAYIGVTPEGPFKPEHYRY
- a CDS encoding HD domain-containing protein translates to MAQNVSFTQMKDGTKADYELLANSEHAYVALTADRVLDELRRQGQASIEGYKITRLDHGLQAATRAQRDGADIDWIVGALLHDIGDGLAPQNHDRFSAEVIRPYVRWDVAWVVEHHGIFQMIYYAHHYGWDENARDKFRDHPCFDSCAAFCERWDQASFDPAYETETLAHFEPMLREVFARKAYDSAVIREGFVSPLTS
- a CDS encoding DUF2853 family protein; the protein is MGKRDEWIAKYADDLKNKCGITPDMDLLTKVTIGCGPSIYNADAQTVAAGQASELETVKNNFLIKKLGLPDGPNLMEEINKAIETYGKSERNKYRAVVYYMLTKQLGKEAVYG
- a CDS encoding DUF1761 domain-containing protein; the protein is MELVAVIVAAAAGFGFGAIWYMMLAKPWVAATGIQVDADGKPVDKSPLPFIMAAVAMVLVAGMMRHTFALSQIDTAGKGLISGLGIGLFFISPWIMINNGYGGRPFRLTLIDGGYATFGCALMGLVLTLF
- a CDS encoding EVE domain-containing protein, whose protein sequence is MAYWLFKSEPNTWGWDDQLAKGEAGEEWDGVRNYQARNFMREMKIGDLGFFYHSMKEKSVVGIVKVIAEAHPDSTTDDPRWECVDIQAVRPFVKPVTLDQIKAEERLADMVLVRNSRLSVQPVTDAEWQLVCTMGQTKP
- a CDS encoding YciI family protein, with product MLVCLMAHDKSGALPVRKENREAHLAYIESTGCVTLAGPMKDTQGEMCGSMIVLDVPDLAAAESWAANDPYAKAGLFQSVTLREWVKVVG